The genomic window TCTGAGAAAGATTTGTACTTACGGTTTGCCTGTGATTCACCGGCAAAAGCATCTGCAATGCATGTCTTAGTGTCCATGCACTATTATTTGCCGAAGTTGGGGAATAAAGGTTTGGGATGAGGACTTTGCAGGAGAAATTGCGGATCAAATATGAAAAAATACCACGATAATTTAATTACTTTTCTCTGAACAATACTCACATAACCAAGATGAGTCTGAAAAACACCGCCGAGATAGACCGACCGCGGGAAAAACTGATAGCAAACGGACCGCAAAACCTCACACTCGCAGAACTTGTCGCGGCAATCATCGGCCGGGGCACGGCAGGAAACGATGCACTCAAGATAGGAAAAATGGTCAGCGACATCCTGATGGAAAACTCCTACAACACCACAGTAAAAGAGATCGCATCCGTTGACGGCATGGGTCCTGCAAAAGCCTGTCAGATACTTGCCGCGCTCGAACTTGCCCGCAGATTTCCTCCGCCAGACAGAAAACATGCGGTGATCAAACGCGCCGAAGACATCCTGCCGTTCGTCAGTCAGTACCGCTACGACAAACAGGAAAACGTCGTTGCCGCCACTCTCTCCGGCGCACATGAAATACTCAACATCCGCCTCGTCACCCGCGGACTTGTCAACGAAAGTCATGTGCATCCAAGAGAAGTGTTTGCCGGCGCCGTCACCGACCGTGCGGCGGCAATAATTCTCATTCACAATCATCCGTCAGGAAACCTCGCACCAAGCAGACAGGACATACTGGTCACCGAAAAAATTCAGGCGGCAGGAACAATCCTCGGCATCAAACTGCTGGACCACATTATTATAGGCCCCTGCGATGGCTTCCAAAGCATCCTTGAAGAGGAGGAGGAGTCTGGCGAAAACGATGCAGATTATCAACATGCTCAGTAACACTCACCACAGATCATGCTCTGCCCCGCATACTGCTCCGCCCACGGAAAAACGGAATACACTGAAAATATCACGGAAAAACATCACGGAGCAGACGTGAACAGCACGGAATTTTTTCGATTATTTTTGGATTCCGTGATGTTCACGTCTGCTCCGTGATGTTTTTTTCCGTAAAATTTCCGTGTGGTCAGTGTGTTCCGTGGGCGGAGCAACGGAACAGCGAACAGACCGAAGACATGCGAATCGTGAACGGCAGAATATGATACACAGCACCAAAGAAAACCAAGACCTTATGTGAGTGCCAAGCCAAATACTACTGATACAATTATGCCAAGCACGATCATTGTCGGCGGCTTTTTTGGTGACGAAGGAAAAGGAAAAATCGTTGCCCACATTGCCCAGCAGGATAAAGCAAAAATTATTGCACGCGGCGGTGTCGGTCCGAACGCAGGTCACACCGTAGAAGTGGGTGACAAAAAGTACGGTGTCAGAATGGTACCGTCCGGTTTTGTCTACCCGAACGCAAAACTCATGATCGGCAGCGGCGTACTGGTGGACCCGCGGGTCTTTGCCCATGAACTCGAAACCCTGCAGTGTGGCGACCGTACCTTCATTGACGGCCGCTGCGGTGTCATCGAAGAAGAGCACATCTACAAAGACAAGAACGACTCCCACCTCTCAAAGACCGTCGGATCAACCGGCTCCGGATGCGGACCGGCAAACTCTGACCGCGTAATGCGGACCGCACGGCTCGCACGCGACGTCCCTGAACTCGCCCCGTACATCATTGACGTTGCACAGAACGTCAACGACTCAATCGATGCAGGCGACTCGGTCATCATTGAAGGAACCCAAGGATTCGGCATCTCTCTTTACTACGGCAACTATCCGTATGTCACCAGCAAAGACACCTCCGCATCCCAGATGGCAGCAGACGTTGGTGTCGGCCCGACCAAAATCGACGACGTCATCGTTGTCTTCAAGGCATTCCCGACAAGAGTAGGCGAAGGCCCGTTCCCGACCGAACTCTCCCACGATGACTCCATGGCAATGGGCATTCAGGAGTTCGGTACCGTCACCCGCCGCGAACGCAGAATCGGTACATGGGATGGAAAGATGGCACGCTACTCGGCAATGATCAACGGCTGCACGGCAATCGCCATCACCGGCGTTGACCACATCGACAAGAGCGTCTTTGGCGTCAAAGAGTACAGCAAACTCACTCCCTCGGTCAAAAAGTTCCTTGATCAGATCGAAGAAGACACCGGCTGCCCGGTCGGCATCATCTCAACCGGACCCGAACAGTCACAGATCATCGACATCAGAGACGAGCTGTAAGATGAAGCGCTGGGTCCTCGACATCATCTGTTGCCCTGTCTGCAAAGGAAAGTTTATGCTTACAGAGATGGAGGGTAATGATACAGATATTGTCGAAGGACTGCTGACCTGCACATCCTGCAAACGGGTGTACCCGATATCCTCCGGCATCGCAAACCTTCTTCCAAAAGAAGAAAAATGAGGTTGAACGTATATGGCCATTGTTGAAATTCAGCTGAATCGTCTTGGAATTAATTCGTTAGAACTTTCCACTGACGCGGTGGACGTGAGCGGAGGAACCGCACTCCACGTCCGGTTCATAAACCACGGCTCACCGACCCATGCAACACTCAGATGCGAAGCATCCGCGTACACCGACTTTACCTATGAAAACATCTATGTCGAGAGCGAGGCCGAGCTTGAGATCAAGATAAGAGAGGAGGCAGGGTCGGGAAGTTTCAACATGCAGGTGATCACCGGCTATGGTATGCGGCGCGAGTCGTTTACGATTAATGTGATGAAATTCTGTCCGGTCCCTGCACCGGAGCCGGTCATTTTTCCCGAGGAGCAGGTTGAGATCCCGAAACGAAAACGTTCGAAGGATCTCGGCAGCGGCGCAGGAAATGTTGCAGTGATTGCAATTATGCCGATCATTGCGGCAGTGATTCTGATTCTCTGGCAGTACCTTCCGTTGAACATCGACGGACTTGCCATGGCGATCATCATCTACTTAATCATGCTCGCCGGAGTCATCATCGCATGGCGTTCGGCGCAATAACTCTTTTTTTTGCACTGATCTTCGACAGGCTGATAGGTGACCCCCATTCAAGGTTCCATCCGGTTGCCCTGCTTGGGAGC from Methanorbis furvi includes these protein-coding regions:
- a CDS encoding JAB domain-containing protein, with translation MSLKNTAEIDRPREKLIANGPQNLTLAELVAAIIGRGTAGNDALKIGKMVSDILMENSYNTTVKEIASVDGMGPAKACQILAALELARRFPPPDRKHAVIKRAEDILPFVSQYRYDKQENVVAATLSGAHEILNIRLVTRGLVNESHVHPREVFAGAVTDRAAAIILIHNHPSGNLAPSRQDILVTEKIQAAGTILGIKLLDHIIIGPCDGFQSILEEEEESGENDADYQHAQ
- a CDS encoding adenylosuccinate synthetase, which gives rise to MPSTIIVGGFFGDEGKGKIVAHIAQQDKAKIIARGGVGPNAGHTVEVGDKKYGVRMVPSGFVYPNAKLMIGSGVLVDPRVFAHELETLQCGDRTFIDGRCGVIEEEHIYKDKNDSHLSKTVGSTGSGCGPANSDRVMRTARLARDVPELAPYIIDVAQNVNDSIDAGDSVIIEGTQGFGISLYYGNYPYVTSKDTSASQMAADVGVGPTKIDDVIVVFKAFPTRVGEGPFPTELSHDDSMAMGIQEFGTVTRRERRIGTWDGKMARYSAMINGCTAIAITGVDHIDKSVFGVKEYSKLTPSVKKFLDQIEEDTGCPVGIISTGPEQSQIIDIRDEL
- a CDS encoding methytransferase partner Trm112 produces the protein MKRWVLDIICCPVCKGKFMLTEMEGNDTDIVEGLLTCTSCKRVYPISSGIANLLPKEEK
- a CDS encoding DUF7524 family protein, which produces MAIVEIQLNRLGINSLELSTDAVDVSGGTALHVRFINHGSPTHATLRCEASAYTDFTYENIYVESEAELEIKIREEAGSGSFNMQVITGYGMRRESFTINVMKFCPVPAPEPVIFPEEQVEIPKRKRSKDLGSGAGNVAVIAIMPIIAAVILILWQYLPLNIDGLAMAIIIYLIMLAGVIIAWRSAQ